The window CACTCAGGTAAGATCAAGGACAATTGGTGCATGCATCATTTTTCTCCGAATATCCTTAATTAAGCAACCTTTTTAGTTTGTTCTTCTACGTGTTTGCAGTGGCACCTATCCCAACCCTTCTTGAAAGTGTGATTGATCATCTTCTTCAGTGGCGTTTGATTCCTGAATACAAACGACCCAATGGCTGTGTGAtcaacttctttgatgaggtaGTTAACAACTGATTTCCAACTATTCTCTCAATCGATCTTCACCCCAAAGCtaattaatgttttaaattCATTTTGTAGGAGGAACACTCCCAACCATTCCAGAAACCACCTCACGTGGATCAACCCATATCCACTCTGGTCTTGTCTGAATCAACCATGGTTTTTGGACACCGATTTGGGGTCGATAGTGATGGCAACTTCAGGGGCTCACTCACTCTCCCACTAAAGGAAGGGTACgtaaggaggggggggggggaactCTCATTTTCTAGCTAAATTTCCTATTaacaaaaaatctgaaaaagcGTAAAAATGAATTTTGGCAGGTCGTTGCTGGTGATGAGAGGCAACAGCGCTAATATGGCTAGGCATGTAATGTGTCCATCGCTAAACAAAAGAGTTGCAATCACTTTCTTTAAACTCAAACCAGACTCCAGTAGTAAGGCCCAAGCGCCGCTAACCATGAACCATGTCACCCTGTGGCGGCAAGGCAATCCAGCTCCCCCGGTTTTAAACCCATTCAACATGGTCAGAGCTCCGTTGGTGATGCTAGCTCCGGCTCCTAAGAGGCTAGACGCTGGCACTGGAGTTTTCTTGCCGTGGACACCTCCGCCAGTGTCAAGAAAACCGACAAAGCATCTCCCACCGCGCGTCCAGAGGCTGCGTCTCCTATCATCAGCTGCAAAGTCGGTGGCTGATCGTGAAGCCTCGTCATCACCGGAGATCGGAGTGATCTGAGTCGAAAAGTGTCACACACGTTATCTACAAAGTCAGCagagtttttttctttccttgaTCGTATACTTCAAGTTTGATGGGTTTTTTTCTTGTCATTCCTAacctttccttttcttttcttttctttcgtTTACCTAATTTTACTACAATTGTTATGCTACATCAGCTGTTATACAGGGAACAAGTGAACTATTCGAATTAAAATATGCTCCCACTTCCCACAAGTTTCAAAGATCTTCAGTTTCAATCAAGTAAACAAGAAACTTGACCAAATTTGCCTATACAACTACTTTTACTTTACCAAAGGGAGCATGAAGAAGAAACGAGagattctgatttttttttttctgaaacataATAGCTTCCATTGGCTCAATTTCCCCATCCCACAAGCGTAGAGTCAAAGCAAATCCCATGTCCTACTCATTATCTTCATATACTACAAACACTAAAACAACAATAATCCCATAGAGTAAAGAAAACCCCTTTCTTGTTCGTCTTGACAGAGAATGCACAGAAGAGAGGATGATGACAGCAGAAGCTCTCTACGGGCATCTGCCAGCGGCTATTTAGATTTGTGGTGACTAAAATAGGAGTATTCGAAGAGAAAGTTATGAATGAAGAGAAGCCTCATCGAGGACTGAGGCCCGGGCCCcttataaataagaaatcaGATGCTTTTATCGAGAACACACTCGAAGCTTAGCCTAGAACCAAACACACGAACCCTTATCCTATACGTACAatagaagaagaaacaagataGAGTGGGATGCAAATGCAATGCGCCCacttgtttattttctttaaattaaCCAGCTGCGCTCTTGATAAGAAAATGTAccagaaaacaaacaaacaaacaaaacatctCAGAAGTCTATGAATATTATACTTAAGGGGCTTTtcattgtagagcaatcaatgTACACATTCGTACCTTGAATATTCATTCAATAAGCTATACATGGAAGCTGAACGAAGGATCATTCATtctaaaggaagagaagagataGAATCTTGAGAAGTCTCTAATCGAATCCTCTACTCGGTTCTTTCCAGCCATCCAAGCTGTAGTaagagggaaaaagagtgagaaGAAAACCacaaataataaatgaaaataggAGGTATACATACCTTCCAGGCATACATAGCAAAGAAGGCAAGGGTATCAGCAGACCAGACAAGAGGAAAGGACTTGCAGAAGAAGGGGATAGCAACATTGAGTAAAGGGATGAGGAGAAAAAGATAGTTAAGAGCCTCTTTCTCTTTGGGAGGGCAGTCTCGTGCACGAAGAGAAGGAATAGTGAACATCCAAATGGACCACATACCCATCAACCTCCATAAGTCAGGTTGGGTGGAGGGAAAGAGGAGGTTGAAAGAGAGGACACCTCCAGCCAACATGGATGCATAACCTTGAACCTCAAAAACTTTGTAAAGAGTAGTTCCAGGGAGAGCTGGGTTTTTACTGGCGGTGGAGGCCCTAGGGGCAAAGGTTGCTGCTGTCTTGTTTACAACCTgaatttgaatttggatttgaatttgaatttgaatttgacAACAAGTCATTAGCTTAGTGGGAATATTGGGTGGTATACCTTTTTCAAGTCTTTACCAAGTGCAGAAGGCGAAGAAGAGGACGGAGATTCTTCGGTTTGAACCTCCTCCTGGGGAGCTTCGTCAGCAGTGGCGCAAATTCGGAGACTCGCAGCACTACGGCGACGCCCATGACTCAGACTGGAGATGGGCGCAAGATGAATCGACGACAACACGCACTGAGGCGGAGAAACTAAGCAAAACCACATCCTCCTCGTCTCGTCTCTTCTACAATGATTTGTCGCgataaggaggaggaggaggagcggttttgatttgattttgacCGGTACAATCCTAACCGAACCATCATTTTcgattttgattttaatttacaccAAACCAAATCAATTGACCCGAGGCCACGTCGGCGTTTGGATTGCGATTTCTACCTGGCTCGGCCGCGAGCGATGATAAATATGTTGTTTCTTATTgattcccccccccccctcccgtTCGGGAAAttgatttcttcttcttgggatctttttgataaaaattggGATTATTATGCTGATCGTTAAGACAAGCTTCTAATCTAATCTAATCTAATGGCGAGTTTTCTGGTCGGCTTCTTGTTGCCTTGGCTACTTCTCGCAGGTACGTaccattcattcattcattcggATGATGTAACATCCTTTTGTTTTCAACAGCACTTTAAATGCCCATTGCCTGCTGAATCTTCCACTTGATCCTATTTGCTTAGTAGTGTAAACATTTAACATCTCTTTTTCTCTTGTCTTGTCTCACAGCTGCACTTATTAACTGGAGTCTCATTTCCTTTGTTGATTTGATTGCTTTTCTCCTCCTTCTCTTTATTGCTCCTGATTTTGGTActtcctcttctttcttttttgataaCTAAGCTCATGTTCCCTTTCTGAAATTGTGCTTTCTTTCTTTTCCCAGGATACCGTTTCCAGAGGAGTCACTGGCTGTTATGGCccattttcttcttttcatgTCTTATCATTGTTGCACAAGTGGTTTACCTTGTCCTTTCGGATGCTCTTGCCCCCGACTGGGACACATCTGATACTGGCTGGATGAGTCTCACTGGCTTTATGATGTAACACTTACTCTCCCTCTTTACTTCATCTCTCACTGCCTTTTTTTATTCATTGTCTTACCCCCCACCCTCTTGTGTTTGGTTTCGCAGATTGAAGTCTTGGAGAAACCCCACTGTTATGTATTTCTTGGCTTTACAACTACTAACATCCCTAGTTTCACTTGCTGACATATACACTAGTAGATTCGGCTTGGTTCCATGGCGGGACACATGTTGGTCTCACTTTTCTCAAGTTTTTGAACATCTAGGTTTGTAACTAATCTCCAAATAATGACTCTTTAACTTTTTCTCATTTTATCTGGTTAATTAATGTCTATTTTAAGAAGAATAAGGCTCTTCCATGTGGTACccttttctctttttgttttgctGCCAACTCGGTTTGACACTGTCTAAATCGTTTATGACTCAGGAAGTCATCTTAGGGTTGCCACCTGCTTGTTGTTACCAGCAGTTCAATTGGCAGTGGGAATTTGCAATCCTTCATGGATTTCTTTGCCATTTTTTATTGGTAGCTGTGCTGGTCTCGTGGACTGGTCCTTGACAAGCAACGTTTCAGGACTTTTCAGGTTGATAATTAATTGATTATTATGCTAAGTTAGCCCTTCCCGATCCTGCTTTTCTCAACTGCTGTCTTTTCTTTTGTATTGTTAAGGTGGTGGAGAGTTCTTTACATCTACTCAGGATTCAACATCATCCTGCTTTACCTCTATCAGTTACCAATAAACTTTTCCGATATGATTCGATGGATAGCAAGCTTTATCGGTCTATTCAGAATCTCTGCGGAAACTGAAGGCCCTGATATTTGTTCTGGTCTTTTCCTTTTGCTGTTCTTCATCATGGTATGACTTTTTCCCTCCAGGATCAGTATTGCTTGCTCTCGCACAAGTCTCCAAACTGATAGTCATATATGGGTTTTCCATTAAAAAAAACGTATATTGCTTGCTAAACTGTTTCTCAACAGCCgttaatatttatatgaaacCAACAACTAGTATAGTTTTCCCGTCTGGTTAGTTGACATTTCCGTCCTGATCTGTTAACGAGGTACTACGCTATTATATTTCTGCAATTGCAGCTTTCCTATGTAAGGTCAGACCTCGAGGATATGGACTTTATTATGTCCACGAGTGAAAATAACTTGGCAGAGCGTCTTCTTCCTCCAAAATATTCGTTTTTTATTCGGGAATCAAGGTATGCTGTATATATTTTTCCTCTGTCTCTTAATTGCTAGGAGCTGTTGTAGTGTTTGACACAGTATCTTAGCGTTGAAAGGAA is drawn from Brassica rapa cultivar Chiifu-401-42 chromosome A05, CAAS_Brap_v3.01, whole genome shotgun sequence and contains these coding sequences:
- the LOC103866331 gene encoding protein RESISTANCE TO PHYTOPHTHORA 1, chloroplastic, which produces MWFCLVSPPQCVLSSIHLAPISSLSHGRRRSAASLRICATADEAPQEEVQTEESPSSSSPSALGKDLKKVVNKTAATFAPRASTASKNPALPGTTLYKVFEVQGYASMLAGGVLSFNLLFPSTQPDLWRLMGMWSIWMFTIPSLRARDCPPKEKEALNYLFLLIPLLNVAIPFFCKSFPLVWSADTLAFFAMYAWKLGWLERTE